A genomic region of bacterium contains the following coding sequences:
- a CDS encoding cyclic 2,3-diphosphoglycerate synthase yields the protein MKRIKTLIMGAAGRDFHNFNCVFRGDERHEVVCFTATQIPDIDGRRYPAELAGPLYPQGIPIHDESELADLIARHGIEEVVFSYSDVPHEVVMHKAALVNACGADFRMLGGRLTELPSSKPVISVCASRTGCGKSQTTRRVIELLRAAGKKVVAVRHPMPYGDLAAQKVQRFAALEDLAKHKCTIEEMEEYEPHIAMGGVIYSGVDYEAILREAEKEADIILWDGGNNDTPFYKADIQIVVVDPHRPGHELSYYPGETNLRKADVVVINKIETAQPENVEEVRANCRLVNPGALVIDAASPIQVDEPGIITGKRVLVVEDGPTLTHGEMAYGAGMVAAERFGAAAAVDPRPWATGTIAATFEKYPEIGTLLPAMGYGEQQVKDLERTINDTECDAVIIGTPIDLRRVVKIAHPCTRVYYDLQEIGQPTLVDALKRYL from the coding sequence ATGAAGCGCATCAAGACTCTCATCATGGGCGCCGCAGGGCGCGATTTCCACAATTTCAACTGCGTCTTCCGGGGCGATGAGCGCCACGAGGTGGTCTGCTTCACGGCCACCCAGATCCCGGACATCGACGGTCGCCGCTATCCCGCCGAACTGGCGGGTCCTCTTTATCCCCAGGGGATTCCCATCCATGACGAGAGCGAACTGGCCGACCTCATCGCCCGCCACGGGATCGAGGAGGTCGTCTTCAGCTACAGCGACGTGCCGCACGAGGTGGTGATGCACAAGGCCGCCCTCGTCAACGCCTGCGGCGCCGACTTCCGCATGCTGGGCGGTCGCCTGACGGAGCTGCCCAGCTCCAAGCCCGTGATCAGCGTCTGCGCCAGCCGCACCGGCTGCGGCAAGAGCCAGACCACCCGCCGCGTCATCGAGCTGCTGCGCGCCGCGGGGAAGAAGGTGGTGGCCGTGCGCCACCCCATGCCCTACGGCGACCTGGCCGCGCAGAAAGTGCAGCGCTTCGCCGCCCTGGAGGACCTGGCCAAGCACAAGTGCACGATCGAGGAGATGGAGGAGTACGAGCCCCACATCGCCATGGGCGGCGTCATCTACTCGGGCGTGGACTACGAGGCGATCCTGCGCGAGGCGGAGAAGGAGGCGGACATCATCCTGTGGGACGGCGGCAACAATGACACGCCCTTCTACAAGGCCGACATCCAGATCGTGGTGGTGGACCCCCACCGTCCCGGGCACGAGCTGAGCTATTATCCGGGCGAGACCAACCTGCGCAAGGCGGACGTCGTCGTCATCAACAAGATCGAGACGGCGCAGCCGGAGAACGTGGAGGAGGTGCGCGCCAACTGCCGCCTCGTCAATCCCGGGGCCCTCGTCATCGACGCGGCCAGCCCCATCCAGGTGGACGAGCCGGGGATCATCACGGGCAAGCGCGTGCTGGTGGTGGAGGACGGACCCACCCTCACCCACGGCGAGATGGCCTACGGCGCCGGGATGGTGGCCGCCGAGCGCTTCGGCGCCGCCGCGGCGGTCGACCCCCGTCCCTGGGCCACGGGCACCATCGCCGCCACCTTCGAGAAGTATCCCGAGATCGGCACCCTGCTCCCGGCCATGGGCTATGGCGAGCAGCAGGTGAAGGATCTGGAGCGGACCATCAACGACACGGAGTGCGACGCCGTCATCATCGGCACGCCCATCGACCTGCGGCGGGTGGTGAAGATCGCCCACCCCTGCACCCGGGTCTACTACGACCTGCAGGAGATCGGCCAGCCGACCTTGGTGGACGCCCTGAAGCGATACCTGTAG
- the mrdA gene encoding penicillin-binding protein 2, with amino-acid sequence MKQPTDIQRRGTVLVLAQAGLLLLLLGRLAQLQIIGREGWDDRSRRNQIRTQEIAPHRGLLLDRQGRVLAGNRPSYTLFGIPAHLLRDSSTVRKLAATFGWEEAFLYRRLAQGGRHSLKAVKLVPDITFDQRAHLAEYRLDFPGLQVQVEPRREYPEPLAPHLLGYLGEVSEEELTRGLLADGTPGDLVGRRGLERHHDAELRGLKGVEYLRVDVHGRVLGHAAHLPQEAPVNGMDLETGLDRDLQRLAESMLEGGRGAILLMEVRSGRLLALVSKPDFRLDWFSGRMPPEIWSMLNDAEARPLLNRAIQGLYPPGSVFKIALAAWALEKGIVDENWSVTCTGALQLGSRTARCWNEGGHGTVSMHKAIQQSCDVYFYQLGLKLSPDHIREAASWFGLTEASGCDLDGEKEGLMPDNAWFDRRFGARRWTQGVMLNLAIGQGEILVTPMQILRYAGILAGRGRGPTPHLGVRLVDHASGEERLLSYPLLQVKLSPRTWAMVEAASQAVVEVPGGTAHAQRRLRFRAAGKTGTAENPHGEAHAWYMGWMPEPEPEVAAVVVVENAGHGSSQAAPLATALFEAWLDQREGRWPVELSASEPIEAMLPPQRLPVLLPVREPPRAGHGAQPPMLRRGAE; translated from the coding sequence GTGAAGCAGCCGACGGACATCCAGCGGCGGGGCACCGTGCTGGTGCTGGCCCAGGCGGGCCTGCTCCTGCTCCTGCTGGGCCGCCTGGCGCAACTGCAGATCATCGGACGCGAAGGCTGGGACGACCGCAGCCGGCGCAACCAGATCCGCACCCAGGAGATCGCCCCCCACCGGGGCCTGCTGCTGGACCGCCAGGGCCGCGTCCTGGCGGGCAACCGGCCATCCTACACCCTGTTCGGCATCCCCGCCCACCTGCTGCGGGACAGCAGCACCGTGCGGAAGCTGGCCGCCACCTTCGGCTGGGAGGAGGCCTTCCTCTACCGCCGCCTGGCCCAGGGCGGCCGTCACAGCCTGAAGGCGGTCAAGCTGGTCCCCGACATCACCTTCGACCAGCGCGCCCATCTGGCCGAGTACCGCCTCGACTTCCCCGGCCTGCAGGTCCAGGTGGAACCCCGCCGTGAGTACCCGGAGCCCCTGGCGCCCCATCTCCTGGGCTATCTGGGCGAGGTGAGCGAGGAGGAGCTGACCCGCGGCCTGCTGGCGGACGGCACCCCCGGGGACCTGGTGGGACGGCGGGGCCTGGAGCGCCACCATGACGCCGAATTGCGCGGCCTCAAGGGCGTGGAGTACCTGCGGGTGGACGTCCATGGCCGTGTCCTGGGCCACGCCGCGCATTTGCCGCAGGAGGCCCCGGTCAACGGCATGGACCTGGAGACGGGCCTGGACCGGGATCTCCAGCGCCTGGCCGAATCCATGCTGGAGGGCGGCCGCGGCGCCATCCTGCTCATGGAGGTGCGCAGCGGGCGCCTGCTCGCGCTGGTGAGCAAGCCCGACTTCCGCCTGGACTGGTTCAGCGGCCGCATGCCGCCGGAGATCTGGTCCATGCTCAACGACGCGGAGGCCCGCCCCCTGCTCAACCGGGCCATCCAGGGCCTCTATCCGCCCGGTTCGGTCTTCAAGATCGCCCTGGCGGCCTGGGCGCTGGAGAAGGGGATCGTGGACGAGAACTGGAGCGTGACCTGCACCGGCGCCTTGCAGCTTGGCTCACGCACGGCCCGCTGCTGGAATGAGGGCGGTCACGGCACGGTGAGCATGCACAAGGCCATCCAGCAGAGCTGCGACGTCTACTTCTATCAGCTGGGCCTCAAGCTGAGTCCCGACCACATCCGCGAGGCCGCCTCCTGGTTCGGCCTGACCGAGGCCTCCGGGTGCGACCTGGACGGGGAGAAGGAGGGCCTCATGCCGGACAACGCCTGGTTCGACCGGCGCTTCGGAGCGCGACGCTGGACCCAGGGCGTGATGCTCAATCTGGCCATCGGGCAGGGGGAGATCCTGGTGACGCCCATGCAGATCCTGCGCTACGCCGGCATTCTGGCCGGACGCGGGCGGGGTCCGACGCCCCACCTCGGCGTCCGCCTGGTGGATCATGCCAGCGGCGAGGAGCGCCTCCTTTCCTATCCGTTGCTGCAAGTCAAGCTCTCGCCCCGCACCTGGGCCATGGTGGAGGCCGCCTCCCAGGCCGTGGTGGAAGTACCGGGAGGCACGGCCCATGCCCAGCGGCGTCTGCGCTTCCGGGCGGCGGGCAAGACGGGCACGGCGGAGAATCCCCATGGCGAGGCCCACGCCTGGTACATGGGCTGGATGCCGGAGCCGGAGCCGGAGGTGGCGGCGGTGGTGGTGGTGGAGAACGCCGGGCATGGCAGCTCGCAGGCCGCCCCGCTGGCCACCGCCCTCTTCGAGGCCTGGCTGGACCAGCGGGAAGGACGCTGGCCGGTGGAGCTGTCCGCCAGTGAGCCGATCGAGGCCATGCTACCGCCGCAGCGGCTGCCGGTCCTCCTCCCGGTGCGAGAGCCTCCCCGCGCCGGACACGGTGCGCAGCCGCCCATGCTGCGCCGGGGAGCGGAGTAG
- a CDS encoding S-adenosylmethionine decarboxylase, giving the protein MLDLGECDVNRLSDLPYIFNLLNTLPDEIGMTRITQPYVFPYEGLVPDDEGITGTVIIAESHISVHTFPRKKYCFVDLFSCKTFDVDRARERLIEAFGSRRPEVHLVQRGSEFPRGMLVESAAEACTDGSEPMRLR; this is encoded by the coding sequence ATGCTCGACTTGGGCGAGTGTGACGTGAACCGTCTGTCTGACCTGCCTTACATCTTCAATCTCCTCAACACCCTGCCCGATGAAATCGGCATGACCCGCATCACCCAGCCCTATGTCTTCCCCTACGAGGGATTGGTCCCCGACGACGAAGGCATCACGGGCACGGTGATCATCGCGGAGAGCCACATCTCGGTCCACACCTTCCCCCGGAAGAAGTATTGCTTCGTGGACCTCTTCTCGTGCAAGACCTTCGACGTGGATCGTGCACGCGAGCGCCTGATCGAGGCCTTCGGCAGCCGGAGGCCCGAGGTGCACCTGGTGCAGCGCGGCAGCGAATTCCCCCGCGGCATGCTGGTGGAATCCGCCGCCGAGGCCTGCACCGACGGATCGGAACCGATGCGGCTGAGATAA
- a CDS encoding S8 family serine peptidase, whose translation MDEGRDIPALAVRFEATGLVEYAEPDWLLPLCRTPDDPLVEQQWALSRVEAFAAWDQLPLEPDFPQAIIAVVDAGMTWTHEDLLQQLWINPGEDLDGDGAQSPDEIPGDPDDRNGLDDDGNGFVDDFFGWDFVHTTNGAPGEDVLNQDNNPVSLSPHGTQVAGLAGARADNGRGIASLAWNARLMPLRAGYLADDGNSYIISTAAAQAIYYATLQGARLINLSFSGSGTVRTPATAAWNSGVLCLHAASDMQDQLDLATGIVSVTATSAQDCAFYCGDWIDLAAPGFDLLTTTNSGYEPISGSSFATAMATSLAALLLAMDPTLDNVGLRGRLLATADPIDDLTCNAGCATGAGRINARRALQNDTGLDRVSVQRQGGSRLDHLWPNPFNPMARVSFHLERAGQVRLLVHDLLGREVARPLAGLLAPGWHELPFDGGALAAGLYLLRLEVDGQPVDQRKAVLLK comes from the coding sequence GTGGACGAGGGGCGGGACATCCCGGCCTTGGCCGTCCGCTTCGAGGCCACTGGTCTGGTGGAATACGCCGAGCCCGACTGGCTGCTTCCCCTCTGCCGCACGCCCGACGATCCCCTGGTGGAGCAGCAATGGGCCCTGAGCCGGGTGGAGGCCTTCGCCGCCTGGGACCAGCTGCCCCTGGAGCCGGATTTTCCCCAGGCCATCATCGCCGTGGTGGATGCCGGCATGACCTGGACCCACGAGGACTTGCTCCAGCAGCTGTGGATCAACCCGGGGGAGGATCTGGACGGGGACGGCGCCCAGAGTCCCGACGAGATCCCCGGGGATCCCGACGACCGCAACGGCCTGGATGACGACGGGAACGGCTTCGTGGACGACTTCTTCGGCTGGGACTTCGTGCACACCACCAACGGCGCGCCAGGCGAGGACGTGCTGAACCAGGACAACAACCCCGTCAGCCTGAGCCCGCACGGCACCCAGGTGGCCGGCCTGGCCGGCGCCCGCGCCGACAACGGAAGGGGCATCGCCTCCCTCGCCTGGAACGCCCGCCTCATGCCCCTGCGGGCCGGATACCTGGCCGACGACGGGAACAGCTACATCATTTCCACCGCCGCCGCCCAAGCCATCTACTATGCCACGCTGCAGGGGGCGCGCCTCATCAACCTGAGTTTCAGCGGCTCCGGCACCGTGCGCACGCCGGCCACGGCCGCCTGGAACAGCGGCGTGCTCTGCCTCCACGCGGCCTCCGACATGCAGGACCAGCTGGACCTGGCGACGGGCATCGTCAGCGTGACGGCGACCAGCGCCCAGGACTGCGCTTTCTACTGCGGCGATTGGATCGATCTGGCCGCCCCCGGCTTCGACCTGCTCACCACCACCAACAGCGGCTACGAGCCGATCAGCGGCAGTTCCTTCGCCACGGCCATGGCCACCAGCCTGGCCGCCCTGCTGCTGGCGATGGATCCCACCCTGGACAACGTCGGCCTGCGCGGGCGCCTGCTGGCCACGGCCGACCCCATCGACGACCTGACCTGCAACGCCGGTTGCGCCACGGGCGCTGGCCGCATCAACGCCCGTCGCGCCCTGCAGAACGACACAGGCTTGGATCGCGTCTCCGTCCAGCGCCAGGGCGGCTCCCGGCTGGACCACCTGTGGCCGAACCCCTTCAATCCGATGGCGCGTGTGTCATTCCACCTGGAGCGCGCCGGCCAGGTGCGGCTGCTGGTCCACGATCTGCTCGGCCGGGAGGTGGCGCGCCCCCTGGCGGGCCTGTTGGCGCCCGGATGGCATGAGCTCCCCTTCGACGGGGGCGCCCTCGCCGCCGGGCTCTATCTGCTCAGGCTGGAAGTGGACGGACAGCCGGTGGACCAGCGAAAGGCCGTGCTGCTGAAGTGA
- the rodA gene encoding rod shape-determining protein RodA: protein MLDSLKRRLDWTILLSFLALAAIGVIMLHSASGARDLDYGLRQLMWLGLGLPLLLVCALAPPSFWFAVSWLAYGLAVVLLLLVDLMGLAGMGAERWLGVGDLHFQPSELGKVALVLALARLLSDNRVDLARPRWVLAALGLAGLPLLLVAAQPDLGTALVYAFLTVPMLVRAGLPWSWLLILLSPAIAAVCSLNIFVLLLFILLLAAILYFSEVGIGAMAASLSLSATIGFALPWLWDLLHDYQQKRILVFLDPESDPLGAGYQIIQSKVAIGSGGWWGKGYMEGGQTQLAFLPERHTDFIFAVVGEEWGFVGAVVVLALFGALLTRAMVIALKHRNGFSGLAMTGFASILLFHVVVNTGMAMGIMPVTGLPLPFLTYGGTFLWTCMAMVGLMLNLSWHRRDSLT from the coding sequence ATGCTGGATTCCCTCAAGCGCCGGCTGGACTGGACGATCCTGCTCAGCTTCCTGGCCCTGGCGGCCATCGGCGTCATCATGCTGCACAGCGCCTCGGGCGCGCGCGACCTCGACTATGGCCTGCGCCAACTAATGTGGCTAGGGCTGGGCCTGCCCCTCCTCCTGGTCTGTGCCCTGGCGCCGCCCTCCTTCTGGTTCGCGGTGAGCTGGCTGGCCTACGGTCTGGCCGTCGTGCTGCTCCTGCTGGTGGATCTGATGGGTCTGGCGGGGATGGGGGCCGAGCGCTGGCTGGGGGTGGGCGACCTGCACTTCCAGCCATCGGAACTGGGCAAGGTGGCTCTCGTCCTGGCCCTGGCCCGCCTCCTCTCCGACAACCGGGTCGACCTGGCGCGACCCCGCTGGGTGCTGGCGGCCCTGGGCCTGGCCGGCCTTCCCCTGCTCCTGGTGGCGGCCCAGCCCGACCTGGGGACGGCCCTCGTCTACGCCTTCCTCACCGTGCCCATGCTGGTGCGCGCCGGCCTGCCCTGGAGCTGGCTGCTCATCCTGCTCTCGCCGGCCATCGCCGCTGTCTGCAGCCTGAACATCTTCGTGCTGCTGCTCTTCATCCTGCTGCTCGCCGCCATCCTCTATTTCAGCGAGGTGGGGATCGGGGCGATGGCGGCCAGCCTCTCCCTCAGCGCCACCATCGGCTTCGCCCTGCCCTGGCTGTGGGACCTGCTCCATGACTATCAGCAGAAGCGCATCCTGGTCTTTCTCGATCCCGAGTCGGATCCGCTGGGGGCCGGCTACCAGATCATCCAGTCCAAGGTGGCCATCGGCTCCGGCGGCTGGTGGGGCAAGGGCTACATGGAAGGAGGACAGACCCAGCTGGCCTTCCTGCCTGAACGCCACACCGACTTCATCTTCGCCGTGGTGGGCGAGGAGTGGGGTTTTGTCGGAGCCGTGGTCGTGCTGGCCCTCTTCGGGGCCCTCCTGACACGGGCGATGGTGATCGCCCTCAAGCACCGCAACGGCTTCAGCGGCCTGGCCATGACCGGTTTCGCCTCCATCCTCCTCTTCCATGTGGTGGTGAACACGGGCATGGCCATGGGCATCATGCCGGTGACCGGCCTGCCCCTGCCTTTCCTGACCTATGGCGGGACCTTCCTCTGGACCTGCATGGCAATGGTGGGCCTCATGCTCAACCTGTCCTGGCATCGTCGGGACTCCCTGACCTGA
- the mreC gene encoding rod shape-determining protein MreC, translating to MSCLIILAQDSYPALVFRASAARLAAIPLSLVNWMPQRLDLARENRELRRRATVLFVESSRLQELAREAGRLEEMLGLEPRPGLSYLPARVIARSSPFGTHSVVLDRGRVDGVTGGEALVTPWGLAGLVVDVGAGECRALLLGHRDFRLRALLKRSREEGILAGGAGELVLMDIPFSSPVATGDTVLSAWTGSRFPGGLPVGIVSRVMESGGMFREVRVQPIRRLASIEEAYLVGKREQAEGAAP from the coding sequence TTGTCCTGCCTCATCATCCTGGCCCAGGACAGCTATCCGGCCCTGGTCTTCCGCGCCTCCGCCGCCCGCCTGGCCGCCATCCCCCTCAGCCTGGTCAACTGGATGCCCCAGCGTCTGGACCTGGCCCGCGAGAACCGCGAGCTGCGCCGGCGCGCCACCGTGCTCTTCGTGGAGAGCAGCCGCCTCCAGGAGTTGGCCCGCGAAGCAGGACGCCTGGAGGAGATGCTGGGCCTGGAGCCCCGCCCCGGTCTCAGCTACCTGCCGGCGCGGGTCATCGCCCGCTCCAGTCCTTTCGGCACCCACAGCGTGGTGCTGGACCGGGGGCGCGTCGACGGTGTGACCGGCGGCGAGGCGCTGGTCACGCCCTGGGGATTGGCCGGCCTGGTGGTCGACGTGGGGGCGGGCGAGTGCCGCGCCCTCCTTCTGGGTCATCGCGACTTCCGCTTGCGGGCCCTGCTCAAGCGCAGCCGCGAGGAGGGCATCCTGGCCGGCGGGGCCGGTGAGCTGGTCCTGATGGACATCCCTTTCTCCAGTCCGGTGGCGACGGGGGACACGGTGCTCAGCGCCTGGACCGGATCGCGCTTCCCCGGCGGCCTGCCCGTGGGCATCGTCTCACGCGTGATGGAGAGCGGCGGCATGTTCCGGGAAGTGCGCGTCCAGCCCATCCGCCGCCTGGCCAGCATCGAGGAGGCCTATCTGGTGGGCAAGCGGGAGCAGGCCGAAGGGGCGGCCCCATGA
- a CDS encoding rod shape-determining protein produces MGFSFLSLFGGVFSNDIAIDLGTANTLVYVKGKGILVREPSVVALSKSDRRVIAIGYEAREMMGKTHADVEVIRPMRDGVIDDDEVAEEMIRAFIRKVTRNRLTRPRVIVCVPSGVTKSEKRIINDSAEHAGAREVYLIAEPMAAALGVGLPVDQPIGSMVIDIGGGTTEIAVISLSGIVTDTSIRTGGDEMDEKIIQYMRSNYNLLIGERTAEEIKCRIGSAYPLKDELKMTAKGRDLIAGIPKAVEISSQEVREALAEPVRQIVDAVRLSLEKTPPELAADIRDHGIMLTGGGAMLKGLANKLRDETSLPVNLAEDPLTCVVRGTGIVLDNMERFHKVLLRK; encoded by the coding sequence ATGGGATTTTCATTCCTCAGCCTCTTCGGAGGCGTCTTCTCCAACGACATCGCCATCGACCTGGGGACGGCCAACACCCTGGTCTACGTCAAGGGCAAGGGCATCCTCGTGCGCGAGCCCAGCGTGGTGGCCCTTTCCAAGAGCGACCGCCGCGTCATCGCCATCGGCTACGAGGCCCGCGAGATGATGGGCAAGACCCACGCCGACGTGGAAGTGATCCGCCCCATGCGCGACGGCGTGATCGACGACGACGAGGTGGCCGAGGAGATGATCCGCGCCTTCATCCGCAAGGTGACGCGCAACCGGCTGACCCGTCCGCGCGTCATCGTCTGCGTGCCCAGCGGCGTGACCAAGAGCGAGAAGCGCATCATCAACGACAGCGCCGAGCACGCCGGCGCGCGCGAGGTCTACCTCATCGCCGAGCCCATGGCGGCCGCGCTGGGCGTGGGCCTGCCCGTGGACCAGCCCATCGGCAGCATGGTGATCGACATCGGCGGCGGCACGACGGAGATCGCCGTGATCAGCCTTTCCGGCATCGTGACCGACACCTCGATCCGCACCGGCGGCGACGAGATGGACGAGAAGATCATCCAGTACATGCGGAGCAACTACAACCTTCTCATCGGCGAACGCACGGCCGAGGAGATCAAGTGCCGCATCGGCAGCGCCTATCCGCTCAAGGACGAGTTGAAGATGACGGCCAAGGGGCGTGATCTCATCGCCGGCATCCCCAAGGCGGTGGAGATCTCCAGCCAGGAGGTGCGCGAGGCCCTGGCCGAGCCGGTGCGGCAGATCGTCGACGCCGTCCGCCTCAGCCTGGAGAAGACCCCGCCCGAGCTGGCCGCCGACATCCGGGACCACGGCATCATGCTGACGGGCGGCGGCGCCATGCTCAAGGGCCTGGCCAACAAGCTGCGCGACGAGACCAGCCTGCCCGTCAACCTGGCCGAGGACCCCCTGACCTGTGTCGTGCGGGGCACGGGCATCGTGCTTGACAACATGGAGCGCTTCCACAAAGTGCTGCTGCGCAAGTAG
- the speB gene encoding agmatinase → MLLERLVAGASGDFLGLEAADCAWDKARVAVLGVPYDGTSTYQKGADHGPAALLAASSQVELYDLECHTEVHRLGICTLAPLPVERREDPCLLADRVEEAVGAILAAGRLPVLLGGEHSVSIGAIRAAQAAHGDLTVVQVDAHADTREEYHGSPCNHACVMARAREGGPIVQVGIRSLDAAEAAVIDAARVHPAHRIHRDATWLERIRPQLSARTWLTIDLDGLDSSQMPATGTPEPGGLSWVQVVDLVGLVCRHSQVVGFDVVELRPLPGNAAPDFLAARLVHRILGEIFREDPAARLPGPAPLA, encoded by the coding sequence ATGCTGCTGGAACGGCTTGTCGCCGGCGCCAGCGGGGATTTCCTTGGCCTCGAGGCGGCTGACTGCGCCTGGGACAAGGCCCGCGTCGCCGTGCTGGGCGTGCCTTACGACGGCACCTCGACCTACCAGAAGGGGGCCGACCACGGCCCGGCCGCCCTGCTGGCCGCCTCCAGCCAGGTGGAGCTCTACGACCTGGAGTGCCACACGGAGGTGCACCGGCTGGGCATCTGCACCCTCGCCCCGCTCCCGGTGGAGCGGAGGGAGGATCCCTGCCTCCTGGCGGATCGGGTGGAGGAGGCGGTGGGCGCCATCCTGGCGGCAGGGCGCCTGCCCGTGCTGCTGGGGGGGGAGCACAGTGTCAGCATCGGGGCCATCCGCGCCGCCCAGGCGGCCCATGGCGACCTGACCGTGGTGCAGGTGGACGCCCACGCCGACACGCGGGAGGAGTACCACGGCTCCCCCTGCAACCACGCCTGTGTCATGGCCCGGGCACGGGAGGGGGGGCCCATTGTCCAGGTGGGGATCCGCTCTCTGGACGCGGCCGAGGCTGCGGTGATCGACGCGGCGCGGGTCCACCCCGCCCACCGCATCCACCGGGACGCGACTTGGCTGGAGCGCATCCGGCCCCAGCTCAGCGCCCGCACCTGGCTCACCATCGACCTGGACGGCCTTGATTCCAGCCAGATGCCGGCCACCGGAACGCCTGAGCCGGGCGGCCTGAGCTGGGTGCAGGTGGTGGACCTGGTGGGCCTGGTCTGCCGCCACAGCCAGGTGGTGGGCTTCGACGTGGTGGAACTCCGCCCCTTGCCCGGCAATGCGGCCCCCGACTTCCTGGCCGCCCGCCTGGTGCATCGCATCCTGGGCGAGATCTTCCGCGAGGATCCGGCCGCCCGCCTGCCCGGGCCGGCGCCATTGGCCTGA